The genomic segment CATGCCAAGAGATTGGCCAAATTTCTGGGCATTATCGGCGATACCGCGGCCAATCTTGAAGATGCCGCCCAGGGAGAAAATTACGAATGGACGGATATGTATCCCCGTTTTGCGGCCGAGGCGGAAGAAGAAGGATTCCCCGAAATCGCCGAGGTTCTGAGAAAAATAGGTGAAGTGGAAAAAGAACACGAAAGCCGGTTCAGGGCACTTCTGGCAAATCTTGAAAACGGCACGTTGTTCAAGAAGAAAGAGGAAATTGAATGGCAATGCCGCAACTGCGGCTACATTCATCGTGGCCAGGAAGCACCGGAGTTATGCCCGGCCTGTGCCCACTCCCGGGCCTATTTCCAGCTCAGGGCCACGAATTATTGATCCGGGTTAGAAACGACGGGAAATGGATCCGGCAGGCGTTGGCCGGGTAGCCGGCCTCCCGTTATTCGGTATGGATGGTTCCAAAGTTTAAATCTTGTTTTGCAGGATGGCATTCCGTCAAGTCGGGAAGCCCGGCTTCAAGTGCCTGCAACTGGACGGGAATATTGACAGAATCGGGCTATGGGCGATTCGCCTGTGGCCCTTTCTTGTATCTGCCCATACCCTTGCCACTTCTTCCCCGCTCCCGGACACTCGAAGTTTTCAAATCCTGTATAAATCTCTGTTTTTCCGCACGGGTTTTCCGGGCCATTCATTTTCGGAACCCGGTCTTCCACTTCCGGAGAAAGAAAACTTTTTTATTTTTTTTCATGGTATTCCTTTATCCAGCCGTATACATGGTATATTTTCATTTGCCCTTGAATCCCAGGCCACCCTGTGATACTGATTGCTTTCATCCTGCATTACCATCTTCCAAACAATTTACATCGCATCTATAATGGAATATATTGTACGGTAACGATCAAAAGGAATAAAGAGAAGTGTAGATAAATATAGCGTATTATGGTGTATTCATTATAGTATGTGGGGAAGGGGGACCGTCCCGGGATAGTGGACATCAGGTAAAA from the Bacillota bacterium genome contains:
- a CDS encoding rubrerythrin family protein, translated to MSLKGTKTEKNLMEAIMGESKARNMYTYYASTAKKEGMEQIAAIFLETAENEKEHAKRLAKFLGIIGDTAANLEDAAQGENYEWTDMYPRFAAEAEEEGFPEIAEVLRKIGEVEKEHESRFRALLANLENGTLFKKKEEIEWQCRNCGYIHRGQEAPELCPACAHSRAYFQLRATNY